One genomic region from Bradyrhizobium icense encodes:
- the odhB gene encoding 2-oxoglutarate dehydrogenase complex dihydrolipoyllysine-residue succinyltransferase, which produces MTEIRVPTLGESVTEATIGRWFKKAGDAVAVDEPLVELETDKVTIEVPAPSAGVLGEIAAKDGETVAVGALLGQINDGATGGAKPAAAAPAKAAAPAAAPAAAPKAAPSDAPLAPSVRKLSAESGIDAATVPGSGKDGRVTKGDMLAAIEKAASAPTPVNQPAASVQVRAPSPADDAAREERVKMTRLRQTIARRLKDVQNTAAMLTTFNEVDMSHIMAMRAQYKDVFEKKHGSKLGFMGFFTKAVVQALKDIPAVNAEIDGSDLIYKNYYHIGVAVGTDKGLVVPVVRDCDHKSISDIEKSIADFGRRARDGQLKIDEMQGGTFTITNGGIYGSLMSTPILNAPQSGILGMHKIQERPMVVGGKIEVRPMMYLALSYDHRVIDGKEAVTFLVRVKESLEDPARLVLDL; this is translated from the coding sequence ATGACTGAAATTCGTGTTCCGACGCTCGGCGAGTCCGTGACGGAAGCCACCATCGGCCGCTGGTTCAAGAAGGCCGGTGACGCGGTGGCGGTGGATGAGCCGTTGGTCGAGCTCGAGACCGACAAGGTCACCATCGAAGTGCCGGCGCCATCCGCCGGCGTGCTCGGCGAGATCGCCGCCAAGGATGGCGAGACCGTCGCCGTCGGCGCGCTGCTCGGGCAGATCAATGATGGCGCAACCGGTGGCGCGAAGCCAGCCGCGGCCGCGCCCGCCAAGGCCGCCGCTCCGGCTGCAGCGCCTGCCGCGGCCCCTAAGGCGGCACCGTCAGACGCCCCGCTGGCGCCGTCAGTACGAAAACTCTCCGCCGAGAGCGGCATCGATGCCGCGACCGTGCCCGGCTCGGGCAAGGACGGCCGCGTCACCAAGGGCGACATGCTGGCTGCGATCGAGAAGGCGGCGTCGGCGCCGACCCCGGTCAATCAGCCGGCCGCTTCCGTGCAGGTCCGCGCGCCGTCGCCGGCCGATGACGCCGCGCGCGAAGAGCGCGTGAAGATGACGCGGCTGCGCCAGACCATCGCGCGGCGGCTCAAGGACGTGCAGAACACGGCGGCGATGCTGACGACCTTCAACGAGGTCGACATGAGCCACATCATGGCGATGCGCGCGCAGTACAAGGACGTGTTCGAGAAGAAGCACGGCAGCAAGCTCGGCTTCATGGGCTTCTTCACCAAGGCGGTGGTGCAGGCACTGAAGGATATCCCGGCCGTCAACGCCGAGATCGATGGCTCGGACCTGATCTACAAGAACTACTACCACATCGGCGTCGCCGTCGGCACCGACAAGGGACTGGTCGTGCCCGTGGTGCGCGACTGCGACCACAAGTCGATCTCCGACATCGAAAAATCGATCGCCGATTTCGGCCGGCGCGCGCGCGACGGCCAGCTCAAGATCGACGAGATGCAGGGCGGCACCTTCACCATCACCAATGGCGGCATCTATGGTTCACTGATGTCGACGCCGATCCTCAACGCGCCGCAGTCCGGCATTTTAGGTATGCACAAAATCCAGGAGCGGCCGATGGTGGTCGGCGGCAAGATCGAGGTACGCCCGATGATGTATCTGGCGCTGTCCTACGATCACCGCGTGATCGACGGCAAGGAAGCCGTGACGTTCCTGGTGCGCGTCAAGGAGAGCCTGGAAGACCCGGCGCGGTTGGTGCTGGATCTCTGA
- a CDS encoding primosomal protein N' encodes MDHTTRQTSSSTSSTRVVDVLVPVALNQNYSYRVPRGMELKAGDVVCVPLGPREVVAVVWAENANPDPRLHNRLKDVGEKLDVPPLKEELRSLVDWVANYTLSARGMVLRMALRMGENLGPERMRLGVRLIGPAPQRLTPARRRVIEVLSDGLLHGKSDAAREAGVSSGVIDGLVDEGTLAVEAMPPPLAPPAPDPSFAQPEFSYQQRAAVDMMRTLAANGTFHVALLDGVTGSGKTEVYFEAIAEAVRRGKQTLILMPEIALTGQFLDRFAQRFGVRPLEWHSELTPRTRQRNWAAISAGEAPVVVGARSALFLPYADLGLIIVDEEHDQAYKQDDGAHYHARDMAVVRAHIAKIPIVLASATPSVESEVNARKGRYQRVALPSRFGGQHMPHIEAIDLRRAPPPRGRFISPPLAQQIRFAIEKREQALLFLNRRGYAPLTLCRACGHRFACTICDAWLVDHRFRQRLVCHHCGFSMPRPNICPHCQAEESLVAVGPGVERLQEEAAVLFPEARTMVLSSDLITSIETLRSELNEIAEGRVDIIIGTQLVAKGHNFPRLNLVGVVDADLGLGNGDPRAAERTFQLLNQVIGRAGRDQGRGVGYLQTHQPEHPVMKALVANDREAFYASEIDSRERTGYPPFGRLASLIISAGDRPTAESFARRLAAVAPIDERIQVLGPAEAPLAVIKGRYRFRILVKSLRNVDLSEYLREWLAAGPKTKGNLKLEVDVDPQSFL; translated from the coding sequence ATGGACCACACCACCCGCCAAACCAGCTCCTCGACCTCGTCGACCCGCGTCGTCGACGTGCTGGTGCCGGTGGCGCTTAATCAAAATTATTCCTACCGCGTGCCGCGCGGCATGGAGCTGAAGGCGGGCGACGTCGTCTGCGTGCCGCTCGGGCCGCGCGAGGTGGTGGCGGTGGTGTGGGCGGAGAACGCCAATCCCGATCCGCGTCTTCACAACCGCCTGAAGGACGTCGGCGAAAAGCTTGACGTGCCGCCGCTCAAAGAGGAATTGCGCAGCCTCGTCGATTGGGTCGCCAACTACACGCTGTCCGCGCGCGGCATGGTGCTGCGCATGGCCTTGCGGATGGGCGAAAATCTCGGGCCCGAACGGATGCGCCTCGGCGTGCGGCTGATAGGCCCAGCGCCGCAGCGCCTGACGCCGGCACGGCGTCGGGTGATCGAGGTGCTGTCGGACGGCCTGTTGCACGGCAAGTCGGATGCGGCGCGCGAGGCCGGCGTCAGTTCAGGCGTGATCGATGGCCTGGTCGATGAGGGCACGCTCGCCGTCGAGGCAATGCCGCCGCCATTGGCGCCGCCGGCGCCCGATCCGTCCTTTGCGCAGCCGGAGTTTTCCTACCAGCAGCGCGCGGCGGTGGACATGATGCGTACGCTTGCCGCCAACGGCACATTCCACGTCGCGCTGCTCGACGGTGTCACCGGATCGGGCAAGACGGAAGTCTATTTCGAGGCGATTGCGGAAGCCGTCCGGCGCGGCAAGCAGACGCTGATCCTGATGCCCGAGATCGCGCTGACCGGACAATTCCTCGACCGCTTCGCCCAGCGCTTCGGCGTGCGACCGCTTGAATGGCACTCCGAACTGACGCCGCGCACGCGGCAGCGCAATTGGGCCGCGATATCGGCCGGTGAAGCGCCGGTCGTGGTCGGCGCGCGCTCGGCATTGTTTCTGCCCTATGCGGATCTTGGCCTGATCATCGTCGATGAAGAGCACGACCAGGCCTACAAGCAGGATGACGGCGCGCATTACCACGCCCGCGACATGGCGGTGGTGCGCGCGCATATCGCCAAAATTCCGATCGTGCTGGCGTCCGCGACGCCATCGGTCGAGAGCGAGGTCAATGCGCGCAAGGGACGCTATCAGCGCGTCGCGCTGCCGTCGCGTTTCGGCGGGCAACACATGCCCCATATCGAGGCGATCGATTTACGCCGCGCTCCGCCGCCACGCGGCCGCTTCATCTCGCCGCCGCTCGCCCAGCAAATCCGGTTTGCGATCGAGAAGCGCGAACAGGCGCTGTTGTTCCTCAACCGCCGTGGTTACGCGCCGCTGACGTTGTGCCGGGCCTGCGGCCATCGCTTCGCCTGCACGATCTGCGATGCCTGGCTGGTCGATCATCGGTTTCGCCAGCGGCTGGTCTGCCACCATTGCGGCTTCTCGATGCCGCGGCCGAATATCTGCCCGCATTGCCAGGCCGAGGAATCCCTCGTCGCAGTCGGCCCCGGCGTCGAGCGCCTGCAGGAGGAGGCGGCTGTGCTGTTTCCGGAAGCGCGCACCATGGTGCTGTCGAGCGATCTGATCACCTCGATCGAGACCCTGCGCAGCGAGCTGAACGAAATCGCGGAAGGCCGCGTCGACATCATCATCGGTACGCAACTGGTGGCGAAGGGACATAATTTCCCGCGGCTCAATCTGGTCGGGGTGGTCGATGCCGATCTCGGGCTCGGTAATGGCGATCCGCGCGCCGCCGAGCGCACGTTCCAACTGCTCAACCAGGTGATCGGGCGAGCGGGGCGCGATCAGGGCCGCGGCGTCGGCTATTTGCAGACTCACCAGCCGGAACATCCCGTCATGAAAGCATTGGTCGCCAACGATCGCGAGGCTTTCTATGCCAGCGAAATCGATTCCCGCGAGCGCACCGGCTATCCGCCGTTCGGCCGGCTCGCCAGCCTGATCATTTCCGCCGGCGACCGGCCGACCGCGGAAAGCTTTGCGCGGCGCCTTGCCGCCGTGGCGCCGATCGACGAGCGCATCCAGGTGCTGGGCCCTGCTGAAGCGCCGCTTGCGGTGATCAAGGGCCGCTATCGGTTTAGGATCCTGGTGAAGTCGCTGCGCAATGTCGATCTGTCGGAGTACCTGCGCGAATGGCTCGCCGCCGGTCCGAAGACCAAGGGCAACCTCAAGCTCGAGGTCGACGTCGATCCGCAGAGCTTTTTGTGA
- a CDS encoding tyrosine recombinase XerC — protein MAREVPALQAVELECADEGLAREMTRWLTHLRAERRLSPKTLEAYARDLRQCLTFLAEHWGAQVTLKRFAALEATDVRAFMAMRRADDIGGRSLMRALAGLRSFGRFLEREGKGKVGALSAIRAPKIAKSLPKPIQMAAAKRFADADERAGEERDPWILARDAAVMALLYGSGLRIAEALGLKRRDVPKPGEGDVIIVTGKGNKTRMVPVLQNVLALIANYVAMCPHSLPPAGPIFVGARGGPLSPRIIQLTMERLRGALGLPDSATPHALRHSFATHLLSRGGDLRAIQELLGHASLSTTQIYTGIDSERLLEVYRSTHPRG, from the coding sequence ATGGCCAGGGAAGTTCCGGCACTGCAAGCGGTCGAGCTCGAATGCGCCGACGAGGGTCTCGCGCGGGAGATGACGCGCTGGCTGACGCATCTGCGCGCCGAACGGCGGCTGTCGCCAAAGACGCTCGAAGCCTACGCCCGAGACCTCCGCCAATGCCTCACCTTCCTGGCCGAGCATTGGGGGGCCCAAGTCACGCTGAAGCGGTTTGCGGCGCTCGAGGCGACCGACGTCAGGGCCTTCATGGCGATGCGTCGCGCCGACGACATCGGCGGACGCTCGCTGATGCGGGCCTTGGCGGGCTTGCGTTCGTTCGGGCGCTTTCTGGAACGGGAAGGCAAAGGCAAGGTCGGAGCCCTCTCCGCCATCCGCGCGCCGAAAATTGCAAAAAGCCTGCCGAAGCCGATCCAGATGGCGGCGGCCAAGCGCTTTGCCGATGCCGATGAGCGCGCCGGCGAAGAACGCGATCCCTGGATACTCGCGCGCGACGCCGCCGTGATGGCGCTGCTCTACGGATCAGGCCTGCGCATCGCGGAGGCGTTGGGACTGAAACGCCGCGACGTGCCCAAGCCCGGCGAAGGCGATGTCATCATCGTCACCGGCAAGGGCAACAAGACCCGCATGGTGCCGGTGCTGCAGAACGTGCTGGCGCTTATCGCCAATTACGTTGCGATGTGCCCGCATTCATTGCCGCCGGCCGGCCCGATCTTCGTCGGCGCGCGCGGCGGGCCGCTTTCCCCGCGAATCATTCAACTCACCATGGAACGATTACGCGGCGCGCTGGGGTTACCCGACAGCGCCACCCCGCACGCGCTGCGGCATTCCTTTGCCACCCATCTGCTCAGCCGCGGCGGCGATCTGCGCGCGATCCAGGAACTGCTCGGCCACGCCTCGCTCTCCACCACGCAGATCTACACCGGGATCGATAGCGAGCGGCTGCTGGAAGTCTATCGCAGCACTCATCCGCGCGGCTGA
- a CDS encoding F0F1 ATP synthase subunit gamma translates to MASLKDMRVRIASTKATQKITKAMQMVAASKLRRAQTAAEAARPYAEKMDAVISNIAAAAAASPGAPALLAGTGRDQVHLLLVCTGERGLCGAFNSAIVRLVRERALSLINQGKDVKIFCVGRKGYDQLRRTFEKQIIEHVDLRGVRQLGFVNAEDIAKKILTRFDAGEFDVCTLFYSRFKSVIAQIPTAQQVIPLVVEEPAANARPSPAYEYEPEEDEILARLLPRNLAVQIFRALLENNASFYGAQMSAMDNATRNAGEMIRKQTLVYNRTRQAQITKELIEIISGAEAV, encoded by the coding sequence ATGGCTTCACTTAAAGACATGCGGGTCCGCATCGCCTCGACCAAGGCGACGCAGAAGATCACCAAGGCGATGCAGATGGTTGCGGCCTCGAAGCTGCGCCGCGCGCAGACCGCCGCCGAAGCGGCCCGGCCCTATGCCGAGAAAATGGACGCGGTGATTTCCAACATCGCCGCTGCTGCCGCCGCCTCGCCCGGCGCTCCGGCGCTGCTCGCCGGCACTGGCAGGGATCAGGTGCATCTCCTGCTCGTCTGCACGGGCGAACGCGGTCTGTGTGGTGCGTTCAATTCGGCGATCGTGCGTCTGGTCCGCGAGCGCGCGCTCTCCCTGATCAACCAGGGCAAGGACGTCAAGATTTTCTGCGTCGGCCGCAAAGGCTACGACCAGCTCCGCCGCACCTTCGAGAAGCAGATCATCGAGCATGTCGATCTGCGCGGGGTTCGCCAGCTCGGCTTCGTCAACGCCGAGGATATCGCCAAGAAGATCCTGACACGGTTCGACGCCGGAGAGTTTGACGTCTGCACGCTGTTCTATTCGCGCTTCAAGTCGGTCATCGCGCAGATCCCGACCGCCCAGCAGGTCATTCCGCTGGTGGTCGAAGAGCCAGCCGCCAATGCGCGCCCGTCGCCCGCTTACGAATACGAGCCGGAAGAAGACGAGATTCTGGCGCGGCTGTTGCCGCGCAATCTCGCGGTGCAGATCTTCCGCGCGCTCCTGGAAAACAACGCCTCTTTCTACGGCGCGCAGATGAGCGCGATGGACAACGCCACCCGCAACGCCGGCGAAATGATCCGCAAGCAAACCCTGGTCTACAACCGAACCCGTCAAGCCCAGATCACCAAGGAGCTGATCGAGATCATCTCCGGCGCCGAGGCGGTCTAG
- a CDS encoding DUF4337 domain-containing protein, with product MGAHESMEHAEHAEHASGSNKKIALLIAVIALFLAFSETLGKGAQTEAISKNVEASNLWAFFQAKSIRRTVVQATAEHAKLSMGTVGDDAAKAALQKQIDDWNKTAQRYRSEPETGEGSEELAKRAKHAEHQRDEATAKYHHYEIASAAFQIGIVLASATIITGMIVLAWVSGILAIAGIGITALGLYAPHLLHLH from the coding sequence ATGGGCGCACATGAAAGCATGGAGCATGCGGAGCACGCCGAGCATGCTTCAGGCTCGAACAAGAAGATCGCGTTGCTGATCGCCGTGATCGCATTGTTCCTGGCGTTCTCGGAAACGCTGGGCAAGGGCGCCCAGACCGAGGCGATCAGCAAGAATGTTGAGGCTTCGAACCTCTGGGCATTCTTCCAGGCAAAGAGCATTCGCCGCACCGTGGTGCAGGCCACCGCCGAACACGCCAAGCTCAGCATGGGAACCGTCGGCGACGATGCTGCAAAGGCGGCGCTTCAGAAGCAGATCGACGACTGGAACAAGACCGCACAGCGTTATCGCTCGGAGCCGGAAACCGGCGAAGGTTCGGAGGAGCTGGCAAAACGCGCCAAGCACGCCGAGCACCAGCGCGACGAGGCGACCGCAAAATATCACCACTACGAAATCGCTTCAGCCGCCTTCCAGATCGGCATCGTGCTGGCGTCCGCCACCATCATCACCGGCATGATCGTGCTGGCCTGGGTGTCAGGCATACTGGCGATCGCCGGCATCGGCATCACCGCGCTCGGCCTCTACGCGCCGCATCTGCTGCATCTGCATTGA
- the lpdA gene encoding dihydrolipoyl dehydrogenase yields MASYDLVVIGTGPGGYVCAVRAAQLGMKVAVVEKNATLGGTCLNVGCMPSKALLHASEMFEEAAHSFAKMGVSVSAPKLDLPAMMNFKQQGIDGNVKGVEFLMKKNKIDVLYGAGKILGAGKVEVSGNGKSQTVDTKNIVIATGSDIARLKGIEIDEKRIVSSTGALSLDKVPEKLLIIGAGVIGLELGSVWKRLGAEVMVVEFLDRILPGMDGEVAKQFQRILEKQGFVFKLGAKVTAVDASGKTLKATVEPAAGGTAETIETDVVLVCIGRVPYTEGLGLKEAGIALDNRGRVQIDAHFATSVKGVYAIGDVVAGPMLAHKAEDEGVACAEIIAGQAGHVNYDVIPGVVYTTPEVSSVGKTEEELKQAGVAYTSGKFPFTANGRSKVNQTTDGFVKVLADAKTDRVLGVHIVGREAGEMIQEAAVLMEFGGSAEDLARTCHAHPTRSEAIKEAALAVGKRAIHM; encoded by the coding sequence ATGGCTTCCTACGATCTCGTCGTCATCGGCACCGGCCCGGGCGGATATGTCTGCGCGGTGCGCGCGGCGCAACTTGGCATGAAGGTGGCCGTAGTCGAGAAGAACGCGACGCTGGGCGGCACCTGTCTCAACGTCGGCTGCATGCCGTCGAAGGCGCTGCTGCACGCGTCCGAAATGTTCGAGGAGGCCGCGCACTCCTTTGCCAAGATGGGCGTCAGCGTTTCCGCGCCGAAGCTCGATCTGCCCGCGATGATGAATTTCAAGCAGCAGGGGATCGACGGCAACGTCAAGGGCGTCGAATTCCTGATGAAGAAGAACAAGATCGACGTCCTCTACGGCGCCGGCAAGATTCTCGGCGCCGGCAAGGTCGAGGTCAGCGGTAACGGTAAGTCGCAGACGGTCGACACCAAGAACATCGTCATTGCGACGGGCTCCGACATCGCGCGGCTGAAGGGCATCGAGATCGACGAGAAGCGCATCGTGTCGTCGACCGGCGCGCTATCGCTCGACAAGGTGCCGGAGAAGCTTCTGATCATCGGCGCCGGCGTGATCGGGCTCGAGCTCGGCTCGGTCTGGAAACGGCTTGGTGCTGAGGTCATGGTCGTCGAGTTTCTCGACCGCATCCTGCCCGGCATGGATGGGGAAGTTGCAAAGCAATTCCAGCGCATCCTCGAAAAGCAGGGCTTTGTATTCAAGCTCGGCGCCAAAGTGACGGCCGTGGACGCTTCCGGCAAGACGTTGAAGGCGACGGTGGAGCCGGCGGCTGGCGGCACGGCAGAGACGATCGAGACCGACGTGGTGCTGGTCTGCATCGGCCGCGTGCCCTACACCGAAGGTCTCGGGCTCAAGGAAGCCGGCATTGCGCTCGACAACCGCGGCCGCGTGCAGATCGACGCGCATTTCGCCACCAGCGTGAAGGGCGTCTATGCGATCGGCGACGTCGTGGCGGGTCCGATGCTCGCGCACAAGGCCGAGGATGAAGGCGTCGCCTGCGCCGAGATCATTGCAGGGCAGGCGGGCCACGTGAACTACGATGTTATCCCGGGCGTGGTGTATACCACGCCGGAAGTGTCGTCGGTCGGCAAGACCGAGGAAGAGCTGAAGCAGGCTGGCGTTGCCTACACCTCAGGCAAATTCCCGTTCACCGCCAACGGCCGCTCCAAGGTCAACCAGACCACTGACGGTTTCGTGAAGGTTCTCGCAGATGCGAAGACCGACCGCGTCCTCGGTGTACACATCGTCGGCCGCGAAGCCGGCGAAATGATCCAGGAAGCGGCCGTTCTCATGGAGTTCGGCGGTTCTGCCGAGGATCTGGCGCGGACTTGTCATGCGCATCCCACCCGCTCCGAGGCCATCAAGGAAGCCGCGCTTGCAGTCGGCAAGCGGGCAATCCACATGTGA
- a CDS encoding SDR family oxidoreductase: MTDKVVVITGGSRGIGRATALAAAARGFRVVVGYASNEAAAKEVVSLIERKNGKAIAVKCDVGSEKEILALFAAADEFGTLGALVNNAGIVGPSARVEDMSAERIQRMMAVNVTGSILCAREAVKRMSTRKGGEGGVIVNLSSVAAKLGSPNTYVDYAASKGAVDSFTVGLGHEVAGEGIRVAAIRPGLIDTEIHASGGEPDRAHRLAHMVPMKRVGTAEEIANAIVWLISDEASYVTSAILDVSGGR; the protein is encoded by the coding sequence GTGACGGACAAGGTTGTTGTAATCACCGGCGGCAGCCGCGGCATCGGCCGCGCTACTGCGCTAGCGGCCGCCGCGCGCGGCTTTCGGGTCGTTGTCGGCTACGCCAGCAACGAGGCGGCGGCAAAGGAAGTCGTCTCGCTGATCGAGCGCAAGAACGGCAAGGCGATTGCCGTGAAATGCGATGTCGGCAGCGAGAAGGAAATTCTCGCGCTGTTCGCCGCTGCCGACGAATTCGGCACGTTAGGGGCGCTGGTCAATAATGCCGGCATTGTCGGGCCCTCGGCGCGGGTCGAAGACATGTCGGCCGAGCGCATTCAGCGCATGATGGCGGTCAATGTGACCGGCAGCATTTTATGTGCGCGCGAAGCGGTGAAACGGATGTCGACCCGTAAGGGCGGCGAGGGCGGCGTCATCGTCAATCTTTCCTCGGTTGCGGCGAAACTCGGCTCGCCCAACACCTATGTCGATTATGCGGCGTCCAAGGGCGCGGTGGATTCCTTCACCGTCGGCCTCGGCCACGAGGTCGCCGGCGAGGGCATTCGCGTCGCCGCGATCCGGCCCGGGCTGATCGATACCGAGATTCATGCCTCGGGCGGCGAGCCCGATCGCGCGCACCGGCTCGCGCATATGGTACCGATGAAGCGCGTCGGCACCGCGGAAGAAATCGCCAACGCCATCGTCTGGCTGATCTCGGACGAGGCGTCCTACGTCACCAGTGCCATCCTTGATGTGTCGGGCGGGCGGTAA
- the atpA gene encoding F0F1 ATP synthase subunit alpha produces MDIRAAEISAILKDQIKNFGQEAEVTEVGQVLSVGDGIARVYGLDNVQAGEMVEFENGTRGMALNLETDNVGIVIFGADREIKEGQTVKRTRAIVDTPVGKGLLGRVVDALGNPIDGKGPIQADKRMRVDVKAPGIIPRKSVSEPMATGLKAIDALIPVGRGQRELIIGDRQTGKTAIALDTILNQKPLNAQPDENIKLYCVYVAIGQKRSTVAQFVKVLEEQGALEYSIVVAATASDPAPMQYIAPFTGCTMGEYFRDNGMHAVIIYDDLSKQAVAYRQMSLLLRRPPGREAYPGDVFYLHSRLLERAAKLNKDQGSGSLTALPVIETQANDVSAYIPTNVISITDGQIFLETDLFFQGIRPAVNVGLSVSRVGSSAQTKAMKKVAGKIKGELAQYREMAAFAQFGSDLDASTQRLLNRGSRLTELLKQPQFSPLKMEEQVCVIWAGTNGYLDPLPLNKVRAFEDGLLSLLRGKNVEILDGIRDSRDLSDDLAGKLKTVVEGYAKTFS; encoded by the coding sequence ATGGACATCCGCGCCGCGGAAATTTCCGCGATCCTCAAGGACCAGATCAAGAATTTCGGCCAGGAGGCTGAGGTCACCGAAGTCGGACAGGTGCTGTCCGTCGGTGACGGTATCGCCCGCGTCTATGGTCTGGACAACGTCCAGGCCGGTGAAATGGTCGAGTTCGAGAACGGTACCCGTGGCATGGCGCTGAACCTCGAAACCGACAACGTCGGTATCGTGATCTTCGGCGCCGACCGCGAGATCAAGGAAGGTCAGACCGTCAAGCGTACCCGCGCCATCGTCGACACGCCGGTCGGCAAGGGTCTGCTCGGCCGCGTCGTCGACGCGCTCGGCAACCCGATCGACGGCAAGGGCCCGATCCAGGCCGACAAGCGCATGCGCGTCGACGTCAAGGCGCCCGGCATCATTCCGCGCAAATCGGTGAGCGAACCGATGGCGACCGGCCTCAAGGCGATCGACGCGCTGATCCCGGTCGGCCGCGGCCAGCGCGAGCTGATCATCGGCGACCGTCAGACCGGCAAGACGGCAATCGCGCTCGACACCATCCTGAACCAGAAGCCGCTCAACGCGCAGCCGGACGAGAACATCAAGCTGTATTGCGTCTACGTCGCGATCGGTCAGAAGCGCTCGACCGTTGCCCAGTTCGTCAAGGTGCTGGAAGAGCAGGGCGCGCTGGAATATTCGATCGTTGTCGCCGCCACCGCATCCGACCCGGCGCCGATGCAGTACATCGCGCCGTTCACCGGTTGCACCATGGGCGAGTACTTCCGCGACAACGGCATGCACGCCGTCATCATCTATGACGACTTGTCCAAGCAGGCCGTCGCCTACCGCCAGATGTCGCTCTTGCTGCGCCGCCCGCCGGGCCGCGAAGCCTATCCGGGCGACGTGTTCTACCTGCACTCCCGCCTGCTCGAGCGCGCAGCGAAGCTCAACAAGGACCAGGGCTCGGGCTCGCTGACGGCGCTGCCGGTCATCGAAACCCAGGCCAACGACGTGTCGGCCTACATCCCGACCAACGTGATTTCGATTACCGACGGTCAGATCTTCCTGGAAACCGATCTGTTCTTCCAGGGCATCCGCCCGGCGGTGAACGTCGGTCTGTCGGTGTCGCGCGTGGGCTCTTCGGCGCAGACCAAGGCGATGAAGAAGGTCGCCGGCAAGATCAAGGGTGAGCTGGCGCAGTACCGCGAAATGGCGGCCTTCGCGCAGTTCGGCTCCGACCTCGACGCTTCGACCCAGCGCCTCCTGAACCGCGGCTCGCGCCTGACCGAACTCCTGAAGCAGCCGCAGTTCTCGCCGCTGAAGATGGAAGAGCAGGTCTGCGTGATCTGGGCCGGCACCAACGGCTATCTCGACCCGCTTCCGCTCAACAAGGTGCGTGCCTTCGAGGACGGCCTCTTGTCGCTGCTGCGCGGCAAGAACGTCGAGATCCTCGACGGCATCCGCGACAGCCGCGATCTCTCCGACGATCTCGCTGGCAAGCTGAAGACCGTGGTCGAAGGCTACGCCAAGACGTTTTCTTGA
- a CDS encoding septal ring lytic transglycosylase RlpA family protein encodes MLHTNKVVPGALTRSRTALALVAATLLVGGTVSEASAKSRHHRHHSHHAHKAKSSNWLDANASIGPQSTGRGFSGKASFYGNESGSKTASGQRFNQNAMTAAHRSLPFGTKLRVTHRGQSVIVTINDRGPFIKGRVLDLSKGAARAIGLTGAGVGHVTAEVI; translated from the coding sequence ATGTTGCATACCAATAAAGTGGTGCCGGGAGCTCTAACCCGGTCGCGCACGGCGCTCGCCTTGGTCGCCGCAACTCTCCTGGTCGGCGGCACCGTTTCGGAGGCCTCCGCGAAATCCAGGCATCATCGCCACCATTCCCACCACGCTCACAAGGCCAAGAGCAGCAATTGGCTGGACGCCAATGCCTCGATCGGCCCCCAGAGCACCGGGCGCGGCTTCTCGGGAAAGGCCTCCTTTTACGGCAATGAATCCGGCAGCAAGACCGCCTCCGGACAGCGATTCAATCAGAACGCCATGACCGCCGCCCACCGCTCGCTGCCGTTCGGCACCAAGCTCCGGGTGACCCACCGCGGTCAGAGCGTGATCGTCACGATCAACGACCGTGGCCCCTTCATCAAGGGACGCGTGCTCGACCTCTCCAAGGGCGCTGCCAGGGCCATCGGCCTGACCGGCGCCGGCGTCGGCCACGTCACCGCCGAGGTCATCTAA
- a CDS encoding F0F1 ATP synthase subunit delta, with the protein MAAEDPSVSGVSGRYATALFELAREEKSIDAVRADLDRFEAMLNESADLKRLVRSPVFSADAQAKALNALLDKAGITGISAKFLKVLTANRRLFAVADVIRAFRALVAKFKGEATADVTVAEQLSDKNLDALKTALKSVTGKDVALNVKVDPSIIGGLVVKLGSRMVDSSLRTKLNSIKHAMKEAG; encoded by the coding sequence GTGGCTGCTGAAGATCCGTCCGTTTCGGGAGTGTCCGGCCGTTATGCTACGGCCTTGTTCGAGTTGGCGCGCGAGGAGAAATCCATCGACGCGGTAAGGGCCGACCTCGATAGATTCGAGGCCATGCTGAACGAAAGCGCCGATCTCAAGCGCCTCGTCCGCAGTCCGGTCTTCTCGGCAGATGCGCAGGCAAAGGCGCTCAATGCCCTGCTCGACAAGGCCGGAATTACCGGCATTTCCGCCAAATTCCTTAAGGTGTTGACCGCCAACCGCCGACTGTTCGCAGTGGCCGATGTGATCCGCGCCTTCCGCGCGCTGGTGGCGAAGTTCAAGGGCGAAGCGACTGCCGACGTCACCGTCGCCGAACAGCTCAGTGACAAGAATCTCGACGCGCTGAAGACCGCACTGAAATCGGTGACGGGCAAGGACGTCGCGCTCAACGTGAAAGTCGATCCCTCCATCATTGGCGGCCTTGTGGTCAAGCTCGGCAGCCGCATGGTGGATAGTTCGCTTCGCACCAAACTCAATTCGATCAAGCACGCGATGAAAGAGGCAGGCTGA